A window of Natronoarchaeum philippinense contains these coding sequences:
- a CDS encoding DUF6691 family protein, with protein sequence MSKNRHPLFMPLILVGGLIFGFGLGFSHMARPEVVLNFLQFDDLGLPFVMFGAAIVTGIAFVVMPRLRDTAPLTGDIYERRLKSFDKNVLIGGGIFGVGWGLSGICPGAAYASLGVGNITILWALAGMFLGAYIQGYWRSHDADAGAAAARAD encoded by the coding sequence ATGAGTAAGAATCGCCATCCCCTGTTCATGCCGCTGATCCTCGTCGGCGGCCTGATCTTCGGGTTCGGACTCGGCTTCAGCCACATGGCGCGGCCGGAGGTCGTGTTGAACTTCCTGCAGTTCGACGACCTCGGGCTGCCCTTCGTCATGTTCGGCGCGGCGATCGTCACCGGGATCGCCTTCGTGGTGATGCCCCGGCTCCGCGACACCGCGCCGCTGACGGGCGACATCTACGAGCGCCGACTCAAGTCGTTCGACAAGAACGTCCTGATCGGCGGCGGGATCTTCGGCGTCGGCTGGGGTCTCTCGGGCATCTGTCCCGGTGCGGCCTACGCCAGCCTCGGCGTCGGCAACATCACGATCCTCTGGGCGCTTGCCGGGATGTTCCTCGGCGCGTACATCCAGGGATACTGGCGCAGCCACGACGCCGACGCGGGCGCCGCGGCGGCGCGCGCCGACTGA
- a CDS encoding YeeE/YedE family protein, giving the protein MVVDPVPLQLAAELFPNGISRYAVGGLLVGLGAVVIYVGTGIPAGASTFLESTLSYVSDQSRFQQYVGSRDWRIVFTLGIILGALAFAATVQSGVISTSLYEPGSTGELYEFAGMTFWSTSVQPWRLFLGGILVGIGTRIGKGCTSGHGVCGVGSASKTSLVGVATFLTVAIVTGQIVAALGVSP; this is encoded by the coding sequence ATGGTCGTTGATCCGGTACCGCTCCAGCTGGCCGCCGAGCTGTTCCCCAACGGGATCAGCCGCTACGCCGTCGGCGGGCTGCTCGTCGGGCTCGGCGCGGTCGTGATCTACGTCGGGACCGGCATCCCCGCGGGAGCGAGCACGTTCTTAGAGTCGACGCTGTCGTACGTCTCGGACCAGTCGCGGTTCCAGCAGTACGTCGGCTCGCGCGACTGGCGGATCGTGTTCACCCTCGGGATCATCCTCGGCGCGCTGGCGTTCGCGGCGACGGTCCAGTCCGGCGTGATCTCGACCTCGCTGTACGAGCCCGGCTCGACCGGCGAGCTCTACGAGTTCGCGGGCATGACCTTCTGGTCGACCTCGGTCCAGCCGTGGCGGCTGTTCCTCGGCGGCATCCTCGTCGGGATCGGCACCCGGATCGGCAAGGGCTGTACGTCCGGCCACGGGGTCTGTGGCGTCGGTTCAGCGTCGAAGACCTCGCTCGTCGGCGTGGCGACGTTCCTGACCGTCGCCATCGTGACCGGTCAGATCGTCGCAGCCTTGGGGGTGAGCCCGTAG
- a CDS encoding sulfurtransferase TusA family protein produces MSETFDITETLDVKGQSCPMPVVKTKGAIDDLAADEVLEVVATDSGSMSDIEGWADGTDGVELLDQEEGDGVYKHYVRKTE; encoded by the coding sequence ATGAGTGAAACATTCGACATCACGGAGACGCTCGACGTGAAAGGACAGAGCTGCCCGATGCCGGTCGTCAAGACGAAAGGCGCCATCGACGACCTCGCGGCCGATGAGGTCCTCGAAGTGGTCGCGACCGACTCCGGCAGCATGAGCGACATCGAGGGCTGGGCCGACGGAACCGACGGCGTCGAACTGCTCGATCAGGAGGAGGGCGACGGCGTGTACAAGCACTACGTGCGCAAGACGGAGTGA
- a CDS encoding MBL fold metallo-hydrolase: MNADDFPTPDVEVETIAPDTLKDRIDSGEEITLLDARMASDYDEWHIDGDNVESINVPYFHFLEDDVDEDVLEQVPEDREVTVLCAKGGASEYVAGTLAERGYEVNHLEDGMNGWASIYEAVEVERYDGPGTLLQYQRPSSGCLGYLLYDDGEAAIVDPLRAFTDRYLDDADELGVDLQYAIDTHVHADHISGVRELAEFSGSSRAERSDGVRDLDDEGVEGVIPEAAVDRGITYADELTTAADGDTFAVGDAEIEAVYTPGHTTGMTSYLLGDSLLATGDGLFIESVARPDLEEGDDGAPDAARMLYESLQERILTLDDDVLIGGAHFSDAAEPAEDGTYTAPIGQLVEEMDALTMDEDEFVELILSDMPPRPANYEEIIATNLGQESVDDEEAFSLELGPNNCAASQDSLAGD; this comes from the coding sequence ATGAACGCTGACGACTTCCCCACCCCGGATGTCGAGGTCGAAACGATCGCTCCGGACACGCTGAAAGACCGCATCGATTCCGGCGAGGAGATCACGCTGTTGGACGCTCGCATGGCGTCTGACTACGACGAGTGGCACATCGACGGCGACAACGTCGAGTCGATCAACGTGCCGTACTTCCACTTCCTCGAGGACGACGTCGACGAGGACGTTCTCGAACAGGTTCCCGAGGACCGCGAAGTCACCGTCCTGTGTGCAAAGGGCGGCGCCAGCGAGTACGTCGCGGGCACGCTCGCCGAGCGCGGCTACGAGGTCAACCACCTCGAAGACGGGATGAACGGTTGGGCCAGCATCTACGAGGCCGTCGAAGTCGAGCGCTACGACGGTCCCGGGACGCTCCTGCAGTACCAGCGTCCCTCCTCGGGCTGTCTGGGCTACCTGCTGTACGACGACGGCGAGGCCGCCATCGTCGATCCCCTGCGCGCGTTCACCGACCGCTACCTCGACGACGCCGACGAACTGGGCGTCGACCTGCAGTACGCCATCGACACGCACGTCCACGCGGACCACATCTCGGGGGTCCGAGAACTCGCAGAGTTCTCGGGCTCGTCACGAGCGGAGCGAAGTGACGGTGTGCGCGATCTCGACGACGAGGGCGTCGAAGGCGTCATCCCCGAGGCCGCGGTCGACCGCGGCATCACCTACGCCGACGAGCTGACCACTGCAGCCGACGGCGACACCTTCGCGGTCGGCGACGCCGAAATCGAGGCCGTCTACACGCCCGGCCACACGACGGGCATGACCTCCTACCTGCTCGGCGACAGCCTGCTGGCCACTGGCGACGGGCTGTTCATCGAATCGGTCGCCCGACCCGACCTCGAAGAGGGCGACGACGGCGCGCCCGACGCCGCGCGCATGCTGTACGAATCCCTGCAGGAGCGGATCCTGACGCTCGACGACGACGTGCTGATCGGCGGCGCGCACTTCAGCGACGCCGCAGAGCCCGCCGAAGACGGCACCTACACCGCCCCGATCGGCCAACTCGTCGAGGAGATGGACGCCCTGACGATGGACGAAGACGAGTTCGTCGAGCTGATCCTCTCGGACATGCCGCCCCGGCCGGCCAACTACGAGGAGATCATCGCCACGAATCTGGGACAGGAATCGGTCGACGACGAGGAGGCGTTCAGCCTCGAACTCGGCCCGAACAACTGCGCTGCCAGCCAAGACTCGCTGGCCGGTGACTGA